From the Desulfovibrio sp. JY genome, one window contains:
- a CDS encoding metalloregulator ArsR/SmtB family transcription factor gives MLKDAETPLPWFKALADETRLRLVRILARHELSVGEIVAALGMGQSRISRHLGILVGCGLLASRREGAWTFYSLAGDAPQKDFLAALAPWLAMAGPEADLAAVDAVLGERRQETRRFFNAIAPDWARLRREVLGPVDPAALVREVMPEQVSLAADLGCGPGEMLPVLAERATAVIGVDSSPSMLSLAERRTVGLSVGVRMGELEHLPMADGEADFAVICLTLHHLPDPAAALAEARRVLAPHGRLAVIDFTPHGDEAMRRRFGDRWLGFSREKFVAWLTRAGFDLERYSEHPANKGLVVARLLARPR, from the coding sequence ATGTTGAAAGACGCAGAAACGCCGCTTCCCTGGTTCAAGGCCCTGGCCGACGAGACGCGCCTGCGGCTGGTCCGCATCCTGGCCCGCCACGAGTTGTCCGTGGGCGAGATCGTGGCCGCGCTCGGCATGGGCCAGTCGCGCATCTCGCGCCATCTCGGCATCCTGGTCGGCTGCGGGCTGCTCGCCAGCCGTCGGGAGGGAGCCTGGACCTTTTACAGTCTGGCCGGAGACGCGCCGCAAAAGGATTTCCTGGCCGCCCTGGCTCCGTGGCTGGCCATGGCCGGGCCCGAGGCCGACCTTGCCGCCGTGGACGCGGTGCTTGGCGAGCGCCGCCAGGAGACCCGGCGCTTTTTTAACGCCATCGCCCCGGATTGGGCCAGGCTTCGCCGCGAGGTGCTGGGGCCGGTGGACCCGGCGGCGCTTGTGCGCGAGGTCATGCCCGAACAGGTTTCCCTGGCCGCCGATCTCGGCTGCGGGCCGGGGGAGATGCTGCCCGTTCTGGCCGAGCGGGCGACGGCGGTCATCGGCGTGGACAGTTCCCCGTCCATGCTGTCCCTGGCCGAGCGCCGCACCGTCGGGCTGTCGGTCGGGGTGCGCATGGGCGAGCTCGAACATCTGCCCATGGCCGACGGCGAGGCCGATTTCGCCGTCATCTGCCTGACCTTGCACCATCTGCCCGATCCGGCCGCCGCCCTGGCCGAGGCTCGGCGCGTGCTGGCCCCCCACGGTCGGCTGGCGGTCATCGATTTCACCCCCCACGGGGACGAAGCCATGCGTCGCCGCTTTGGCGACCGCTGGCTGGGCTTTTCCCGGGAAAAATTTGTCGCGTGGCTTACTCGGGCCGGTTTCGACCTGGAACGGTATTCCGAGCATCCTGCCAACAAGGGGCTTGTCGTGGCGCGCCTGCTCGCCCGGCCCCGGTAA
- a CDS encoding flavodoxin family protein, with the protein MTNILVLTSSYRKKGNSNLLAAQVAAGARETGHAVTVLDLARMTIHGCRDCGACEGPFYAGCAIKDDMATVYPALLAADGVILVSPIYWCNISGQMKQCLDRWKGIAPDREHNPLRGKRIGAVFSYGDTDVLTSGCANAIRSLQDMCAYAGADWLGAVYGTAFRAGDVRDDPALLQRAARYGASL; encoded by the coding sequence GTGACGAACATTCTTGTTTTGACCAGCAGTTATCGCAAGAAGGGAAATTCCAATCTGTTGGCGGCGCAGGTGGCGGCGGGAGCGCGGGAGACGGGGCATGCGGTGACGGTCCTGGATCTGGCCCGGATGACGATCCACGGCTGCCGGGATTGCGGCGCCTGCGAGGGGCCGTTCTATGCCGGCTGCGCCATCAAGGACGACATGGCCACGGTGTATCCGGCGCTTTTGGCCGCGGACGGCGTCATTCTCGTCTCGCCCATCTACTGGTGCAACATAAGCGGCCAGATGAAACAGTGCTTGGACCGCTGGAAGGGCATTGCTCCCGACAGGGAGCATAATCCGCTTCGGGGCAAGAGGATCGGCGCGGTTTTCAGCTATGGGGACACCGATGTGCTGACGTCGGGTTGCGCCAATGCCATCAGGTCGCTTCAGGATATGTGCGCCTACGCCGGGGCCGACTGGCTTGGGGCCGTGTACGGCACGGCATTTCGGGCGGGGGATGTTCGGGACGATCCGGCGCTGCTGCAACGGGCGGCCCGCTACGGCGCGTCCCTTTGA
- a CDS encoding tetratricopeptide repeat protein, translating into MACVNGKCQLASSVRQLREAGMEALRDGDMVGAEALLRRSVAMSEAGGGVATATAHSVYKLGMALHAAGRQDEAAEQFEKALWLVRERAGCDSKLYRKILGHFAEAMPSRAPLCECEAA; encoded by the coding sequence ATGGCTTGTGTGAATGGAAAATGCCAATTGGCAAGTAGTGTGCGTCAGCTGCGCGAGGCGGGCATGGAGGCGTTGCGCGATGGCGACATGGTTGGGGCCGAGGCGCTTTTGCGCCGGTCGGTGGCCATGTCCGAGGCCGGCGGCGGCGTGGCGACGGCCACGGCCCATTCGGTCTACAAGCTGGGCATGGCGCTGCATGCGGCCGGACGCCAGGATGAAGCGGCCGAACAGTTCGAGAAGGCGCTTTGGCTGGTCCGGGAGCGCGCCGGATGCGACAGCAAGCTGTATCGAAAGATTCTCGGCCATTTTGCCGAGGCCATGCCGTCGCGGGCGCCGCTTTGCGAATGCGAGGCCGCGTAA
- a CDS encoding GGDEF domain-containing protein: MQNFDFKTASVIYVISNFCIASLLAVAFADSRARGARLWIAGLFTLIVSTPFFTLRDVIPPDVAIVLGNGLFALAWVLFQASFDAFYGNRRPSWQRVLPIFLAMVLAGGLLDAAKPRTLSLCLLFSLQSLAIAGTIVARRREFRLRVIGILASGYVLAALSFMVRGLSVFFAPSANPDPFAPGMPQNIAMVLSVPSLVACTFGFVLLHRERVENEVRLLADIDPLTGLQNRRGFETAFAKELRDAADCDSWTSLALVDIDHFKTVNDRHGHALGDKALRTLARIISRELRGGDLVARIGGDEFCVLLSRTPPLRAGSVAERLRRAVAGHDWTSLGLTQGLTVTIGLSSHKGGETDDGEDFMRLADMALLTAKDMARDMVLHADQLTGPAAAVRT; encoded by the coding sequence ATGCAGAATTTCGATTTCAAGACGGCCTCCGTCATTTATGTCATCAGCAATTTTTGCATTGCCAGTTTGCTTGCCGTGGCCTTTGCCGACAGTCGGGCCAGGGGGGCGCGGCTGTGGATCGCCGGGCTTTTCACGCTGATCGTTTCGACCCCGTTTTTCACCCTGCGGGACGTCATTCCCCCCGACGTGGCCATTGTGCTTGGCAACGGCCTGTTCGCCCTGGCCTGGGTGCTTTTCCAGGCGTCCTTCGACGCGTTCTACGGCAACCGCCGTCCGTCCTGGCAACGGGTGTTGCCGATTTTTCTGGCGATGGTCCTTGCCGGCGGGCTGCTCGATGCAGCCAAGCCGCGCACGTTGTCGCTGTGTCTGCTCTTCAGCCTCCAAAGCCTGGCCATAGCCGGCACCATCGTGGCCAGACGCCGCGAATTCCGGCTGCGGGTGATCGGCATCCTCGCTTCGGGCTATGTCCTGGCCGCCCTGTCGTTTATGGTGCGCGGCCTGTCGGTGTTTTTCGCCCCGTCGGCCAATCCCGATCCCTTTGCCCCGGGCATGCCCCAGAACATCGCCATGGTGCTTTCCGTGCCGAGTCTGGTCGCCTGCACTTTCGGTTTTGTCCTGCTGCACCGGGAACGCGTGGAAAACGAGGTGCGCCTGCTGGCCGATATCGACCCCCTGACCGGCCTGCAAAATCGGCGGGGCTTCGAGACGGCCTTTGCCAAGGAACTGCGCGATGCCGCCGATTGCGACAGTTGGACCAGCCTGGCCCTGGTCGATATCGACCATTTCAAGACCGTCAATGACCGCCATGGCCATGCCCTGGGCGACAAGGCGCTGCGCACCCTGGCCCGCATCATCTCCCGGGAGCTTCGGGGCGGGGACCTGGTGGCCCGCATCGGCGGGGACGAGTTCTGCGTGCTGCTTTCCCGCACGCCGCCGCTTCGCGCCGGCTCCGTGGCCGAGCGTCTGCGCCGGGCCGTGGCCGGCCACGACTGGACCTCGCTTGGCCTGACCCAGGGCCTGACCGTGACCATCGGCCTGTCCAGCCACAAGGGCGGCGAAACCGACGACGGCGAGGACTTCATGCGCCTGGCCGACATGGCCCTGCTCACCGCCAAGGACATGGCCCGGGACATGGTTCTGCACGCCGACCAGCTCACCGGCCCTGCGGCCGCGGTCCGGACCTGA
- a CDS encoding class I SAM-dependent methyltransferase — translation MSENTSAQTGSPHVCSASHAGWLASSLRRLVHHPEAMLRGLVREGDTAVDIGCGPGFFTLPLARLVGRDGRVIAVDLQEEMLGMMRRRAERAGLASRIISHRCEAAAIGLDTPADFALAFYMVHETPDIAAFLAELHGILKPGGKLLLAEPRFHVAKADFKRTLELASGAGFRFVAAPRIWLSLAALFARD, via the coding sequence ATGAGCGAAAATACGTCGGCACAAACAGGCAGCCCCCATGTCTGTTCGGCGAGCCACGCCGGCTGGCTGGCCAGCTCCCTGCGCAGGCTGGTGCATCATCCCGAGGCAATGTTGCGCGGTCTGGTCCGGGAGGGTGATACGGCCGTGGATATCGGCTGCGGCCCGGGCTTTTTCACGCTTCCCCTGGCCAGGTTGGTTGGCCGCGACGGCCGCGTGATCGCGGTGGATCTTCAGGAGGAAATGCTGGGAATGATGCGCCGCCGGGCCGAACGCGCCGGGCTCGCCTCGCGCATCATCAGTCACCGCTGCGAGGCCGCGGCCATCGGCCTGGACACGCCGGCGGATTTCGCCCTGGCCTTCTACATGGTCCACGAAACGCCGGACATCGCCGCCTTCCTGGCCGAGCTCCACGGCATCCTCAAGCCCGGCGGCAAGCTGCTCTTGGCCGAGCCGCGCTTCCACGTCGCCAAGGCGGATTTCAAGCGCACACTCGAACTCGCCTCTGGCGCTGGGTTCCGGTTCGTTGCCGCGCCCCGCATTTGGCTCAGCCTGGCGGCGCTTTTCGCGCGGGATTAA
- a CDS encoding ABC transporter substrate-binding protein has translation MPVLEETSLDLPVTRFLAHHPAGRDVLAAQGVAAVADAEFLASAAPFLSMRTLLALHGLSGKLFLEALAGPGSAVPGGMQPLFCDGYSAAGPGLRMFLSLPCPLKAPMGIALENLKERLGPDAPWPRIFMDSCGKHTLNDLASSLTDPAEVPDLIVSSGLNGFLSKSFRDRFAAGDLLAPLAQDMHPALADAKLADPRGICRIYGVNPLVIVAVRSRLGDLPVPRSFDDLLDPAYVGRIGLCGPPETAGDSTLLLNIRLKHGPDALAALGRAMICDTHPSQIFRPAPGANPPPIGVMPYFFANAAPRQDDVEIIWPDDGGLVSPLFVMVKQTAAKTLAPLVDFFLGPETAAIASGALIPPTSPAASSPLPDGASVRFIGWDVLEENDLGPLIAASGKLFADAYYASHK, from the coding sequence ATGCCCGTTTTGGAGGAAACCTCCCTCGATCTGCCCGTCACCCGGTTTCTGGCCCATCATCCCGCCGGTCGCGACGTCCTGGCCGCCCAGGGCGTGGCCGCCGTGGCCGATGCCGAATTTCTGGCCTCGGCCGCGCCGTTTCTGAGCATGCGGACCCTGCTCGCCCTGCACGGCCTGTCCGGAAAGCTCTTCCTCGAAGCCCTGGCCGGGCCGGGCAGCGCCGTCCCGGGCGGCATGCAGCCCCTTTTCTGCGACGGCTACAGCGCCGCCGGACCGGGCCTGCGCATGTTTTTGAGCCTGCCCTGTCCGCTCAAGGCCCCCATGGGCATCGCGCTGGAAAACCTCAAGGAACGCCTCGGCCCGGACGCCCCCTGGCCGCGCATCTTCATGGACAGCTGCGGCAAGCATACGCTGAACGATCTCGCCAGCTCCCTGACCGACCCGGCCGAGGTCCCGGACCTGATCGTCTCCTCCGGGCTCAACGGCTTCCTGTCCAAGAGCTTTCGCGACCGCTTCGCCGCAGGCGACCTGCTTGCGCCCCTTGCCCAGGACATGCACCCGGCCCTGGCCGACGCCAAACTGGCCGACCCGCGCGGCATCTGCCGCATCTATGGCGTCAATCCGCTGGTCATCGTGGCCGTGCGCTCGCGCCTCGGCGACCTTCCGGTGCCGCGCTCCTTCGACGACCTGCTCGACCCCGCCTACGTCGGCAGGATCGGCCTGTGCGGCCCGCCGGAAACCGCCGGCGACTCGACCCTGCTCTTAAACATCCGCCTCAAGCACGGCCCCGACGCCCTGGCCGCCCTGGGCCGGGCCATGATCTGCGACACCCACCCGTCCCAGATCTTTCGCCCCGCACCCGGGGCCAACCCGCCGCCCATCGGCGTCATGCCCTACTTCTTCGCCAACGCCGCCCCGCGCCAGGACGACGTGGAAATCATCTGGCCCGATGACGGCGGCCTCGTCTCGCCGCTGTTCGTCATGGTCAAGCAAACGGCCGCCAAGACCCTGGCCCCCCTGGTCGACTTCTTCCTCGGCCCGGAAACCGCCGCCATCGCCTCCGGGGCCCTCATCCCGCCGACAAGCCCGGCCGCTTCCTCGCCGCTTCCCGACGGCGCTTCCGTGCGCTTCATCGGCTGGGACGTCCTCGAGGAAAACGACCTCGGGCCGCTCATCGCCGCTTCCGGCAAGCTGTTCGCCGATGCCTACTACGCCAGCCATAAGTAG
- the tsaA gene encoding tRNA (N6-threonylcarbamoyladenosine(37)-N6)-methyltransferase TrmO yields MNILPEDIAYRPIGILHSPYTDIQGMPVQPVGALGVTGHIEVHPDFAEGLADLEGFSHVFLLYHLHRVRGYDLTVRPFLDNADHGIFATRSPKRPNPIGLSVLELDEVAGLTVRLRNVDVLDGTPVLDIKPYVPHFDVWEAGKVGWFATKARKADAYISDDRFR; encoded by the coding sequence ATGAACATACTCCCGGAAGACATCGCCTACCGTCCCATCGGCATTTTGCATTCCCCCTACACCGACATTCAGGGCATGCCCGTCCAGCCCGTGGGGGCCCTGGGCGTGACGGGGCATATCGAGGTGCACCCCGACTTCGCCGAGGGCCTGGCCGATCTGGAAGGCTTTTCCCACGTTTTCCTGCTGTACCATCTGCACCGGGTGCGCGGGTACGACCTGACCGTGCGGCCGTTTCTGGACAACGCCGACCACGGCATCTTCGCCACTCGTTCGCCCAAGCGGCCCAACCCCATCGGCCTGTCCGTGCTGGAACTCGATGAGGTCGCGGGCCTGACGGTGCGCCTTCGCAACGTCGACGTCCTCGACGGCACGCCGGTGCTCGACATCAAACCCTACGTGCCACACTTCGACGTCTGGGAGGCGGGCAAGGTCGGCTGGTTCGCCACCAAGGCCCGCAAGGCCGACGCCTATATTTCCGACGACCGCTTCCGCTGA
- a CDS encoding class IV adenylate cyclase — protein sequence MARNVEIKAKIDSVDAMRPLAAKLADAGPQEILQDDTFFACQRGRLKLRAFPDGTGELIFYQRPDSQGPKTSDYTISPTHSPETLRQALTAAYGQVGRVRKKRTLFLIGRTRLHLDQVEGLGDFLELEVVLAPTEPADSGEATAQALLAQLGIRQEQLVAKAYVDLLEAAGR from the coding sequence ATGGCCCGAAATGTGGAAATCAAGGCCAAAATCGACAGCGTCGACGCCATGCGGCCCCTGGCGGCAAAACTGGCGGATGCCGGGCCGCAGGAAATCCTCCAGGACGACACGTTTTTTGCCTGCCAACGCGGCCGCCTCAAACTGCGGGCTTTCCCGGACGGAACCGGCGAGCTGATCTTCTACCAGCGCCCGGACAGCCAAGGCCCCAAGACGTCCGACTACACCATCTCCCCGACCCACTCGCCGGAGACCCTGCGCCAGGCCCTGACAGCGGCCTACGGACAGGTCGGGCGCGTGCGCAAAAAACGCACCCTCTTTCTGATCGGACGCACCCGCCTGCACCTGGACCAGGTGGAAGGACTCGGCGACTTCCTGGAACTGGAAGTCGTCCTGGCCCCCACGGAACCCGCCGACTCCGGCGAAGCGACCGCCCAAGCCCTGCTCGCACAACTCGGTATCCGCCAGGAACAACTCGTGGCCAAGGCCTATGTCGATCTGCTGGAAGCGGCTGGTCGGTAG
- a CDS encoding MarR family transcriptional regulator, giving the protein MKRTLYPKYASVLEKITRVGHPNLESIARCFGLLSATAAINGACDRRLGAMGLSEGRFVLLLLLHEEREGLFPHELARRAGVTRATITGLLDNLERDGIVARQACSSDRRKLRVCLTEAGRDMAARLYRSHTDWVASLFSDVTAEEARVLDGLFERLSRRLEADAKREEM; this is encoded by the coding sequence ATGAAACGAACACTGTATCCGAAATATGCTTCCGTCTTGGAAAAGATCACCCGGGTGGGGCACCCCAATCTGGAGTCCATTGCCCGTTGTTTCGGGTTGTTGAGCGCGACGGCGGCCATCAACGGGGCATGCGATCGACGGCTGGGGGCCATGGGGCTTTCGGAAGGGCGTTTTGTCCTGCTTTTGCTGCTGCACGAGGAGCGGGAAGGGCTTTTTCCGCATGAACTGGCCCGGCGGGCCGGAGTGACGCGGGCAACCATCACCGGGTTGCTCGACAATCTCGAACGCGACGGCATCGTGGCGCGGCAGGCCTGTTCGTCGGACAGGCGGAAGCTGCGGGTCTGTCTGACCGAAGCGGGTCGCGATATGGCCGCGCGGCTGTACCGATCGCATACGGACTGGGTCGCGTCTCTTTTTTCCGATGTCACCGCCGAAGAGGCCCGCGTGTTGGACGGGCTGTTCGAACGGCTCTCCCGTCGCCTGGAAGCGGATGCGAAAAGGGAGGAAATGTGA
- the ahcY gene encoding adenosylhomocysteinase, with protein MSVKPLDLTLPYKVADLSQADWGRKEMQLSEGEMPGLMAVIKKYGPQKPLAGLRVTGSLHMTIQTAMLIKCLQALGADLRWASCNIYSTQDHAAAAIAADGLAAVFAWKGETLEDYWWCTEMALTWPDGTGPDLIVDDGGDATLFIHHGYKCAKDAKVLNAPAANKEMGIIMDRIRAAVAADAGRFERLAKKIRGVSEETTTGVHRLYQMMQAGELLFPAINVNDSVTKSKFDNLYGCRESLADGIKRATDVMVAGKVVVVAGYGDVGKGCAQSMRGFGARVLITEIDPICALQAAMEGYEVTTMEAACSQGDVFVTATGCCDVITGAHMEKMKDGAIVCNIGHFDSEISVAYLESTPTCKKNQIKPLVDKWTMASGNAILMLAEGRLVNLGCATGHPSFVMSNSFTNQALAQIELATKEYKTGVYTLPKLLDEEVARLHLARLGAKLETLTKTQADYLGISVTGPFKPEHYRY; from the coding sequence ATGAGCGTGAAACCGCTTGATTTGACCCTTCCCTACAAAGTCGCCGATCTGTCCCAGGCCGATTGGGGCCGCAAGGAAATGCAGCTTTCCGAGGGCGAGATGCCGGGCCTTATGGCCGTCATCAAGAAATACGGCCCGCAAAAGCCCCTGGCCGGCCTGCGCGTCACCGGCTCGCTGCACATGACCATCCAGACGGCCATGCTGATCAAATGCCTGCAGGCCCTTGGCGCGGACCTGCGCTGGGCTTCCTGCAACATCTACTCGACCCAGGATCATGCCGCGGCCGCCATCGCCGCCGACGGCCTGGCCGCCGTGTTCGCCTGGAAGGGCGAGACCCTGGAAGACTACTGGTGGTGCACCGAGATGGCGCTGACCTGGCCCGACGGGACCGGCCCGGACCTCATCGTCGACGACGGCGGCGACGCCACGTTGTTCATCCATCACGGCTACAAGTGCGCCAAGGACGCCAAGGTCCTCAATGCCCCGGCCGCCAACAAGGAAATGGGCATCATCATGGACCGCATCCGGGCCGCCGTGGCCGCCGATGCCGGTCGTTTCGAGCGCCTGGCCAAAAAGATCCGCGGCGTCTCCGAGGAGACCACCACCGGCGTGCACCGGCTCTACCAGATGATGCAGGCCGGCGAGCTGCTTTTCCCGGCCATCAACGTCAACGACTCGGTCACCAAGTCCAAGTTCGACAACCTCTACGGCTGCCGCGAGTCCCTGGCCGACGGCATCAAGCGGGCGACCGACGTGATGGTGGCGGGCAAGGTCGTGGTCGTGGCCGGCTACGGCGACGTGGGCAAGGGCTGCGCCCAGTCCATGCGCGGTTTCGGGGCCCGGGTGCTCATTACCGAAATCGACCCCATCTGCGCCTTGCAGGCGGCCATGGAAGGCTACGAGGTCACCACCATGGAAGCGGCCTGCTCCCAGGGCGATGTCTTCGTCACGGCCACCGGCTGCTGCGACGTCATCACCGGCGCGCACATGGAAAAGATGAAGGACGGGGCCATCGTGTGCAACATCGGCCACTTCGATTCCGAGATCAGCGTGGCCTACCTGGAGAGCACCCCGACCTGCAAAAAGAATCAGATCAAGCCCCTGGTGGACAAGTGGACCATGGCCTCGGGCAATGCCATTCTCATGCTGGCCGAGGGGCGGCTCGTCAATCTCGGCTGCGCCACCGGCCATCCGAGCTTCGTCATGTCCAACTCGTTCACCAACCAGGCCCTGGCCCAGATCGAACTGGCGACCAAGGAATACAAGACCGGCGTCTACACCCTGCCCAAGCTTCTGGACGAGGAAGTGGCCCGGCTCCATCTGGCCCGCCTCGGCGCCAAGCTCGAAACCCTGACCAAGACCCAGGCCGACTATCTCGGCATCAGCGTCACCGGCCCCTTCAAGCCGGAGCATTACCGCTATTAG
- a CDS encoding ATP-binding cassette domain-containing protein: MSGRTFGDIWREMPAGRDFFGVQGLPAPADAVTPEAYFAHLTETALAEVGLSRDELAERFARFAEALTHLDVSGPRVASLTIRGGTDKRGRPEALDLTLTPGDVVALVGPTGSGKSRFLADVEWLADADTPTRRRVLLNGAVADATARLSFSGRLVAQLSQNMHFVMDLAVGEFLTAHAESRLAADVPSVVTEVVALANDLAGEPLCAETPLTALSGGQSRALMIADVARLCASPIVLVDEIENAGIDRCKAISLLTGSGKIVLVATHDPLLALLATRRLVFAAGAVAAVIETSPAERETLAALTAMDAKLTAAREDLRRGRPVYFSKE; the protein is encoded by the coding sequence ATGAGCGGCCGCACGTTCGGGGACATCTGGCGCGAGATGCCGGCCGGGCGCGACTTTTTCGGCGTCCAGGGCCTGCCCGCGCCCGCCGACGCCGTCACGCCCGAGGCCTATTTCGCCCATCTCACCGAAACCGCCCTGGCCGAGGTGGGGCTTTCCCGCGACGAGCTGGCCGAACGCTTCGCCCGGTTCGCCGAGGCGCTGACCCATCTGGACGTCTCCGGTCCCAGGGTCGCCTCCCTGACCATTCGCGGCGGCACGGACAAGCGTGGCCGGCCCGAAGCCCTGGACCTGACGCTCACCCCGGGCGACGTCGTGGCCCTGGTCGGCCCCACGGGCTCAGGCAAAAGCCGATTTTTGGCCGACGTGGAATGGCTGGCCGACGCCGACACCCCCACCCGCCGGCGGGTGCTCTTAAATGGCGCGGTGGCCGACGCCACGGCCCGGTTGTCCTTTTCTGGCCGGCTCGTGGCCCAGCTGTCCCAGAACATGCATTTCGTCATGGACTTGGCCGTGGGCGAATTTTTGACCGCCCACGCCGAAAGCCGCCTTGCCGCTGACGTCCCTTCCGTGGTGACCGAGGTGGTCGCCCTGGCCAACGACCTCGCCGGCGAACCGCTCTGCGCCGAAACGCCCCTGACCGCGCTTTCCGGCGGCCAGAGCCGGGCGCTCATGATCGCCGACGTGGCCCGGCTTTGCGCCTCGCCCATCGTGCTTGTCGACGAGATCGAAAACGCCGGCATCGACCGCTGCAAGGCCATTTCCCTTTTGACCGGCAGCGGCAAGATCGTGCTCGTGGCCACCCACGATCCGCTTTTGGCCCTGCTGGCCACGCGCCGGCTGGTCTTTGCCGCCGGGGCCGTGGCCGCCGTGATCGAAACCTCGCCGGCCGAGCGCGAAACCCTGGCCGCCCTGACCGCCATGGACGCAAAACTCACCGCCGCCCGGGAGGACCTGCGCCGTGGCCGGCCCGTGTATTTTTCCAAGGAGTGA
- the modA gene encoding molybdate ABC transporter substrate-binding protein translates to MRRILLSALLLLLSAVPAGAASPGVTVYAAGSLRGVMTALAKQFQEAHGIPVNVTFGPSGLLRKRIQGGERPDILTSADMASPEALAREGLALPTILYARNALCATGREKLGLTTENLLKTLLDPAVRLGTSTPKADPAGDYAWAMFAKAEAVKPGSRQALEAKADKIVGGAHNSAPVRGKHPVAAAFEDGKIDVFLGYCSGNLPKSVPGLVQVPLPADLAVAASYGMAVRKDAGADARLFALFLVSEDAQKVFRDFGFVPVGLP, encoded by the coding sequence ATGCGACGTATCCTGCTCTCCGCCTTGCTGCTGCTTTTGTCCGCCGTGCCGGCCGGTGCGGCCTCACCGGGCGTCACCGTCTATGCCGCCGGCAGCCTGCGCGGCGTCATGACCGCCCTGGCCAAACAGTTTCAGGAAGCCCACGGCATTCCGGTCAACGTCACGTTTGGGCCGTCCGGGCTCTTGCGCAAGCGCATCCAGGGCGGGGAACGCCCCGACATCCTGACCTCGGCCGATATGGCGAGCCCCGAGGCCCTGGCCCGGGAAGGCCTGGCCCTGCCGACGATCCTCTATGCCCGCAACGCCCTGTGCGCCACCGGTCGGGAGAAGCTTGGCCTGACCACGGAAAACCTGCTTAAGACGCTGCTCGATCCGGCCGTGCGCCTGGGCACTTCCACGCCCAAGGCCGATCCGGCCGGGGACTATGCCTGGGCCATGTTCGCCAAGGCCGAGGCCGTGAAGCCCGGCAGCCGTCAGGCCCTGGAGGCCAAGGCCGACAAGATCGTCGGCGGGGCGCACAATTCCGCGCCTGTACGGGGCAAGCATCCGGTGGCCGCCGCATTCGAGGACGGAAAGATCGACGTCTTCCTGGGCTATTGCAGCGGCAATCTTCCCAAAAGCGTGCCCGGGCTGGTGCAGGTCCCCCTGCCGGCCGACCTCGCCGTGGCCGCGTCCTACGGCATGGCCGTGCGCAAGGATGCCGGCGCCGACGCGAGGCTCTTCGCCCTGTTCCTGGTTTCCGAGGACGCCCAGAAGGTTTTTCGCGATTTCGGCTTCGTCCCGGTCGGGTTGCCCTGA
- a CDS encoding flavodoxin, which yields MGKALVVYGSTTGNTESVAQVVAKTLEGEGLEVVLRDVADVKPEGLADGYDLVVFGCSTWGDEDIELQEDFIPVYDALDAAGLSGRKVAVFGCGDSSYTHFCGAVDAIMEKASALGARVVDLPLKIDGAPDEAEARAWAKNIL from the coding sequence ATGGGAAAAGCGCTTGTGGTGTACGGGTCCACGACCGGCAATACCGAGTCGGTGGCCCAGGTGGTGGCCAAGACCCTGGAAGGCGAGGGCCTGGAAGTGGTCCTCAGGGATGTTGCCGACGTCAAGCCGGAGGGACTGGCTGACGGCTACGATCTCGTGGTGTTCGGCTGTTCCACCTGGGGCGATGAGGACATCGAGCTGCAGGAGGATTTCATTCCCGTGTACGACGCGCTGGATGCGGCCGGGCTTTCCGGCAGGAAGGTGGCGGTCTTCGGGTGCGGCGATTCGAGCTACACGCATTTTTGCGGCGCTGTGGACGCCATCATGGAAAAGGCGTCGGCGCTTGGAGCCAGGGTGGTCGATTTGCCGCTCAAGATCGACGGAGCCCCGGACGAAGCCGAGGCCCGGGCGTGGGCGAAAAATATTTTGTAG